In Vicugna pacos chromosome 1, VicPac4, whole genome shotgun sequence, a single window of DNA contains:
- the TM4SF1 gene encoding transmembrane 4 L6 family member 1: MCYGKCARCIGHSLVWLAVLCIVANILLYFPNGETKYASGDHLSRFVWFFSGIIGGGVLIFLPAFVFIGLEQDDCCGCSGHENCGKRCSMLSSILAALVGITGSGYCVIVAALGLAEGPVCLDNTGQWNYTFANTEGHYLLDSSTWSQCKEPKHVVEWNVSLFSILLALGGIEFILCLIQVINGLLGGICGYCCSRQQQYDC, from the exons ATGTGCTACGGGAAATGCGCGCGATGCATCGGACACTCCCTGGTGTGGCTCGCCGTCCTCTGCATTGTAGCTAATATTCTGCTTTACTTTCCCAATGGGGAAACAAAGTACGCATCGGGAGACCATCTCAGCCGCTTTGTGTGGTTCTTCTCTGGCATCATAGGAGGGGGCGTGCTG ATATTCCTGCCGGCATTCGTCTTCATCGGCCTGGAGCAGGATGACTGTTGCGGCTGCAGCGGCCACGAAAACTGCGGCAAGAGGTGCTCG ATGCTGTCTTCTATCCTGGCTGCTCTCGTTGGAATCACAGGATCTGGCTACTGCGTCATCGTGGCAGCGCTGGGCTTAGCGGAAGGACCAGTGTGCCTTGATAACACCGGCCAGTGGAACTACACCTTTGCCAACACGGAGGGGCA CTACCTTCTGGATAGCTCCACATGGTCCCAGTGCAAGGAACCCAAGCACGTGGTGGAATGGAATGTCTCTCTGTTTTCTATCCTCTTGGCACTTGGTGGAATTGAATTTATCTTGTGTCTCATTCAAGTAATAAATGGACTGCTTGGAGGCATATGTGGCTATTGCTGCTCTCGCCAACAG